Proteins found in one Parasteatoda tepidariorum isolate YZ-2023 chromosome 7, CAS_Ptep_4.0, whole genome shotgun sequence genomic segment:
- the LOC107445828 gene encoding vacuolar protein-sorting-associated protein 36 encodes MDRFQWWEDITQPGETEIAEQVGVKLYDGNKKTLYESGVLTLSSHKLRWKDDINPNTDMVLHLSHIVLIEKESATWTKSAKIIAHLSAILEEDKKPGPVKYSPFNYVKFSFRSGGDKEFFSLLTEALARKAWEDLSANYPKGKQYRAGIVGIERQIRDKNEATGETISEAFEDLKALMKMAKEMVNLSKMVSQKLKEKQSDITEDETIQFKSYLLSLGISDPVTKEEFGSGSAFHTELAKQLSVALMKPLQEAGGILSLTEVYCRVNRARGVELISPEDLLNACLMLDKLKLPIQLHQFDSGVMVLRLESYDTASEALKAVDILSEKGSLTADELSIISKATVVIAKERLLYLEKEGIVCRDDSIEGLRFYPNRFISE; translated from the coding sequence ATGGACCGCTTCCAGTGGTGGGAAGATATTACCCAACCAGGAGAGACTGAAATAGCAGAACAGGTTGGCGTAAAATTATATGATggcaataaaaaaacactttacgAATCCGGTGTATTGACTCTATCGAGTCATAAACTCCGCTGGAAAGATGACATCAATCCAAATACCGACATGGTTCTACACTTATCACATATTGTGTTGATTGAAAAAGAAAGTGCAACTTGGACTAAGAGTGCCAAAATAATTGCACACCTCAGTGCAATTCTTGAAGAAGATAAAAAGCCTGGTCCTGTTAAATACAGCCCTTTTAATTATGTGAAGTTTTCTTTCAGATCTGGCGGTGACAAAGAATTCTTTAGTTTACTCACTGAAGCTTTAGCGCGTAAAGCGTGGGAAGACCTGTCTGCAAACTATCCGAAGGGTAAGCAGTACCGTGCTGGCATAGTTGGCATCGAGAGACAAATTCGAGATAAAAATGAAGCAACTGGCGAAACTATATCAGAAGCATTTGAAGATCTTAAAGCACTCATGAAAATGGCTAAAGAGATGGTCAACCTGTCTAAGATGGTATCccagaaattgaaagaaaagcaAAGCGATATCACTGAGGATGAAACTATACAGTTTAAATCTTATTTGTTAAGTCTTGGTATTAGTGATCCGGTGACTAAGGAGGAGTTCGGCTCTGGAAGTGCATTTCACACAGAATTAGCCAAGCAATTGTCAGTGGCCCTGATGAAACCTTTACAAGAAGCGGGTGGCATTTTGTCCTTGACAGAAGTATATTGTAGAGTCAACAGAGCTAGGGGTGTTGAGCTCATTTCGCCAGAAGATTTGTTGAATGCTTGCTTGATGTTAGATAAGCTTAAGTTACCCATTCAGCTGCATCAGTTCGATAGTGGAGTGATGGTTCTACGTTTGGAATCTTATGATACAGCTTCAGAAGCATTGAAGGCTGTTGATATTCTAAGTGAGAAAGGATCACTAACAGCTGATGAGCTGTCTATAATTTCTAAGGCGACTGTTGTTATTGCGAAAGAAAGATTGCTGTATCTTGAAAAGGAAGGAATCGTTTGCAGAGATGATTCGATTGAAGGATTGCGATTTTATCCCAATCGCTTCATTTCTGAGTAG
- the LOC107445825 gene encoding membrane protein BRI3 produces the protein MDPYEKPPPYSPPESTVTYPPGSASPYIPPPPNFAPYNSPPVYAATAPPNYATISTQPGMQTYGSVTTVPISTTIIVGGCPVCRRGILQESYPCCAICLAIVCFPIGICCCLAMKQKECGACGATFH, from the exons ATGGACCCTTATGAAAAGCCACCTCCTTATTCACCTCCCG AGTCTACTGTTACTTATCCTCCTGGATCTGCATCACCCTATATTCCACCTCCACCAAATTTTGCACCTTATAACTCACCTCCAGTTTATGCAGCAACAGCACCTCCAAACTATGCAACAATTTCAACTCAACCTGGAATGCAAACTTATGGTTCAGTTACAACAGTTCCTATTAGCACTACAATAATTGTTGGAGGTTGTCCAGTATGTAGG aGGGGTATTTTACAAGAAAGTTACCCATGCTGTGCTATTTGTTTGGCTATTGTTTGTTTCCCCATTGGAATATGCTGTTGCTTAGCAATGAAGCAAAAAGAATGTGGAGCTTGTGGGGCTACTTTCCACTGA